In a genomic window of Scheffersomyces stipitis CBS 6054 chromosome 4, complete sequence:
- the RLR1 gene encoding THO2 plays a role in transcriptional elongation (Required for LacZ RNA expression from certain plasmids; suppressor of the Transcriptional (T) defect of Hpr1 (H) by Overexpression (O); plays a role in transcription elongation by RNA polymerase II; plays a role in transcriptional elongation), producing the protein MSAIYTYFTHEVISEFEGNGSESVIEVLDSVSFSEAGSDSVEESETIVATIFTELLLSFEDDKLSLDPIMQFLFSSIKNDNVARIFCQVLSVFPATEKISNLLQLLCRKQNIIKPEAIVSYISTDLLKESDVVPKAVLTKTLNGRIRDEFYTQKKYNLLHEEIDGYSKFIVEIYNIFRFDETEFQVDSALQIIEKLIGHFSLDPNRCLDILLEIIESSFVCNCEMAIRLLRKSRWWPTKESDNSSIETLSYGGSEPGAKVLGLKLLKSPSDKDLPETFKIMVSCLIKEGFISFGDIYQYLRPSDEDMEVLEKEYKKKLEDDVAKAGANALALAAPLADDEDEGKKKEKTISKNVPEPLSFEKKLQLNFKYQFLRVLLGNGLYWPSIFILTKYPFLANVDQDIPELLNRLFNAMISPLFNQISPFTKDELSSLQTSGKLAFSRPHNIVEYDDFPCQSLYTFKTNIKSYSQKKFIYFYSSWSNGLPTIDSVFELFRVSKEFLKFIGVNLSHDIELFTKICEIGIWDLKNNPEDSNRKEEWFHYFRNFIFPAMAVIEENSIAIDKAFALLSFYPLEDRFSVYGELYQVLAKNNPLVKMAYGKAEKATKAVLKRLSKENVRPMMRRLAKISFSNPLPCFLTILQQIESYDNLNTLVVETARYFNKYGWDNLTAAILMRLTLAGRSSTQDNGMAERQWLQSLASFIGKICQRYPQEVDLHTIINFLLKSFYVGESIGLIVLKEIFIAMGGIQTITNLTLQQIDLINCGSSLEKLVFRTINDLRYERQKSGSYLVKAFIDLDAINELLAVLCNLSNDLESTFNETHLKVLTSRIDDVKAVIRLFITLVNFFGSKEDLEKSFMSIAELTDTYNVPLQWSFELWRPLLAANESTEVLSAGFVSTFWQLALYDLNYSADLYTNETVKIESNIRSLKEWISINSRDKDVAKATIEKARKDLKQNEEFLKLIPSERDIHSEHNNSVIARLNKESSHWFLKNGKESVRLQMQTFLQLCILPRAVQSSFDAVFAARLIFKLHDFQTPKFYLIILLDELIKSRVLFATLFTSTPTEAENLGLFFADILRTLNTWRNEAVFDKIVSNSSILDETDEALSFNDFRTRLYEFHEIILKDIASALEVTEYMSRRNGITFLKNLLGVYPNIEDQCEKIVALIDNIAHKETREDLILSSRALVGHMKSRTQEWVHLWDFLPMEDEEKEAHVKERKHIEDERLKEKKRLEEEKRKKKEAERKKEDEKRKEEQKALEQAAREEEIKKQLNYDSQKSSTPRPNTRGTSSSSRGRYDNYANAGPSTADTKWKNEATNKSQRGRQTPVGPKGNEPEQKYEIKENKSNISQPKDVPSHPASVLNHQTDRSDKNHDRRETTPSKISNLKARLSLAKKELQESRGDITENSKESTPRAPTPRESNKAPTRESNKAPVPHQNTSSNDRSVSNRHKEDSRPARAPLPTQSSVAASRDRGYNKEQFSQGRFANSKNTNRPSQGATNRGNQDSKNTNGEGKTSGGRFEEKQSRNRSDDSGRDSGRGGRDRIDGTNSTVPPPPPPPPRKSRGDRFEEGRSGRYDNKR; encoded by the exons ATGAGTGCTATATATACATACTTCACTCATGAAGTCAtttctgaatttgaagGCAATGGCTCCGAATCAGTAATTGAGGTTTTGGACTCAGTCAGTTTTTCAGAAGCAGGATCAGATTCGGTTGAAGAGAGTGAAACCATAGTAGCCACTATTTTCACCGAGCTTTTGTTATCTTTTGAAGACGACAAACTCAGTCTTGATCCGATAATGCAGTTCTTATTTTCCTCAATAAAAAATGATAATGTAGCCCGGATCTTTTGTCAAGTTCTCAGTGTATTTCCAGCTACCGAGAAGATTCTGAATTTGCTCCAGCTTTTATGCCGAAAACAAAACATCATCAAACCAGAAGCTATAGTGTCCTATATAAGTACggatttgttgaaggagcTGGATGTTGTGCCCAAGGCTGTTTTGACCAAGACGCTTAACGGACGTATCAGAGATGAGTTCTATACtcagaagaagtacaacCTCTTGCACGAGGAGATAGATGGCTACTCCAAATTTATCGTAGAAATCTATAACATCTTCCGATTTGATGAGACTGAATTTCAAGTCGATTCTGCACTTCAGATCATTGAGAAACTTATTGGTCACTTTAGTTTGGATCCTAATAGGTGTTTGGACATTTTGCTAGAAATCATCGAGAGTTCCTTCGTATGTAATTGCGAGATGGCAATAAGATTGCTCAGGAAGTCGCGTTGGTGGCCAACAAAAGAAAGCGACAACTCCTCTATTGAGACGCTATCGTATGGAGGAAGCGAACCTGGCGCCAAAGTCTTGGGATTGAAGTTATTGAAGAGTCCTTCAGATAAAGATTTGCCCGAAACGTTCAAAATCATGGTCAGCTGTTTGATAAAGGAAGGCTTCATCAGTTTCGGTGATATTTACCAATACCTTAGACCTTCTGACGAAGATAtggaagttcttgaaaaggagtacaagaagaaactagAAGACGATGTGGCGAAAGCTGGAGCAAACGCTCTAGCATTGGCAGCTCCTTTGGcagacgatgaagatgaaggcaaaaaaaaagaaaaaacaATTAGTAAAAACGTTCCAGAACCACTTTcctttgaaaagaagttgcaacTTAACTTCAAATACCAGTTCTTACGTGTTTTGCTAGGAAATGGTCTCTACTGGCCCTCTATTTTCATACTAACAAAGTACCCTTTCCTCGCAAATGTTGATCAGGATATTCCAGAATTATTGAACAGACTATTCAACGCCATGATATCACCACTTTTCAATCAGATATCTCCATTTACCAAGGATgaattgtcttctttgcaGACTTCAGGAAAACTCGCCTTTTCCAGACCTCACAACATTGTAGAATATGACGATTTCCCTTGTCAAAGCTTGTACACTTTCAAGACGAACATCAAGAGCTACTCTCAAAAGAAGTTTATTTACTTCTATTCGTCTTGGTCTAACGGGTTACCCACAATCGATAGCGTTTTTGAACTCTTCAGAGTTTCAAAGGAATTCTTAAAATTCATCGGTGTCAATTTATCACACGATATCGAGCTTTTTACCAAAATATGTGAGATAGGTATTTGGGACTTGAAAAATAACCCAGAAGACTCcaacagaaaagaagaatggtTCCATTACTTCAGAAACTTCATTTTCCCTGCCATGGCTGTCATCGAAGAAAACTCAATTGCAATCGACAAGGCATTTGCATTGCTATCATTTTATCCGTTGGAAGACAGATTTAGTGTGTATGGGGAATTGTATCAAGTTCTTGCCAAAAACAACCCACTCGTAAAGATGGCATACGGAAAAGCCGAAAAAGCTACCAAGGCTGTCTTGAAAAGACtttccaaagaaaatgtcCGTCCCATGATGAGAAGACTTGCTAAGATCAGTTTTTCTAATCCTTTACCCTGTTTCTTGACTATCttacaacaaattgaaagttATGATAACTTGAACACCTTGGTTGTTGAAACTGCCAGATATTTCAATAAATATGGATGGGATAATCTTACTGCTGCTATTTTGATGAGATTGACCCTTGCAGGAAGATCATCAACACAAGATAATGGAATGGCAGAACGTCAATGGCTTCAATCATTAGCTTCTTTTATAGGTAAAATCTGCCAACGATATCCTCAAGAGGTTGATTTGCATACTATTAttaatttcttgttgaaatcgTTTTATGTTGGAGAAAGCATTGGGTTGATAgtcttgaaggaaatctTCATAGCAATGGGAGGGATTCAGACCATTACCAACTTGACATTGCAACAAAtcgacttgatcaactgtggatcttctttggagaagttggtcTTCAGAACTATCAATGATCTTAGATACGAGAGACAAAAGTCCGGTTCATATTTGGTAAAAGCTTTTATTGACTTGGACGCCATAAACGAATTATTGGCTGTACTTTGTAACTTATCAAATGATCTCGAGTCTACGTTCAACGAAACGCATTTGAAAGTTTTGACTAGTAGAATTGATGACGTCAAAGCCGTGATACGGCTTTTCATTACTTTGGTGAATTTCTTTGGAAGtaaagaagatcttgaaaaatcatTCATGAGTATTGCAGAATTGACAGACACTTATAATGTTCCTCTTCAGTGGTCATTTGAATTGTGGAGACCGCTCTTAGCAGCCAAT GAATCTACTGAGGTATTATCAGCAGGTTTTGTTTCAACCTTCTGGCAGTTGGCATTGTATGATCTTAATTACTCGGCTGACTTATATACCAATGAAACTGTCAAGATTGAGTCTAACATAAGAAGTCTCAAGGAATGGATTTCAATCAATCTGCGCGATAAAGATGTAGCAAAGGCAACGATCGAAAAAGCCAGGAAAGATTTGAAACAGAACGAAGAGTTCTTGAAGCTTATTCCACTGGAAAGAGATATACATTCTGAACATAACAACTCTGTAATCGCGAGATTGAACAAAGAGTCTTCACATTGGTTTTTAAAGAATGGAAAGGAAAGTGTAAGATTGCAAATGCAAACATTTCTTCAGTTGTGTATTTTACCAAGAGCTGTTCAGTCGTCATTTGATGCTGTTTTTGCTGCAAGATTaatcttcaaattgcaCGACTTTCAAACTCCTAAATTTTACTTGATAATCTTGTTAGACGAATTGATTAAGAGCAGGGTCTTGTTTGCTACTTTGTTCACTTCAACTCCTACAGAGGCTGAGAATTTGGGTTTATTCTTTGCTGATATCCTCCGTACCTTGAATACCTGGAGAAATGAAGCGGTTTTTGATAAGATTGTAAGTAATTCTTCTATCTTGGACGAAACAGACGAAGCTTTGTCTTTTAATGATTTCAGAACAAGATTGTACGAATTTCATGAAATAATCTTGAAAGACATAGCATCTGCTTTAGAGGTTACTGAGTACATGTCGCGTCGTAACGGGATTacattcttgaaaaatctccTTGGTGTTTACCCAAATATCGAAGATCAATGTGAAAAGATAGTTGCTCTTATAGACAATATTGCCCACAAGGAGACAAGAGAGGATTTGATCTTATCATCACGAGCTTTGGTTGGACATATGAAATCTAGAACACAAGAATGGGTCCATCTCTGGGACTTCTTACCTatggaagatgaagagaaggaagCTCATGTGAAGGAAAGAAAGcatatagaagatgaaagattgaaagaaaagaagagattggaggaagaaaagagaaagaagaaagaagcagaaagaaagaaggaggacgaaaagagaaaggaagaacagAAGGCCTTAGAGCAGGCCgctagagaagaagagataaAGAAACAACTCAACTATGACTCTCagaaatcttcaactccacGGCCAAATACTAGGGGCACATCCAGTTCATCCAGAGGTCGATATGACAATTATGCCAACGCTGGACCTTCTACTGCAGACACTAAATGGAAGAATGAAGCAACCAATAAGTCTCAAAGAGGCAGACAGACTCCTGTGGGGCCCAAAGGTAACGAGCCTGAACAAAAGTATGAGATCAAGGAGAACAAATCTAATATTTCCCAACCGAAGGATGTACCTTCACACCCAGCATCGGTTCTCAACCATCAAACAGACAGGAGCGACAAAAATCACGATCGTAGAGAAACGACTCCTTCTAAGATTCTGAACTTGAAAGCAAGATTGTCTTTGGCAAAGAAGGAGCTTCAGGAGTCACGTGGAGATATTACTGAGAATTCAAAAGAGTCAACTCCCAGAGCTCCAACACCCAGGGAGTCTAACAAAGCACCTACTAGAGAGTCTAATAAAGCTCCAGTGCCTCATCAGAACACTTCATCCAACGACAGATCTGTTTCTAATCGTCATAAAGAGGATTCGAGACCAGCAAGAGCACCATTACCTACTCAAAGTAGCGTTGCAGCTCTGAGAGACAGAGGCTATAATAAGGAGCAGTTTTCTCAGGGTAGATTTGCAAACTCGAAGAACACAAATAGACCCTCTCAGGGTGCAACGAATAGAGGTAATCAAGATTCAAAGAATACAAATGGTGAAGGAAAAAC AAGTGGAGGCagatttgaagagaagCAATCTAGAAATCGTTCTGATGATTCAGGAAGAGATTCAGGTAGAGGTGGTAGAGATAGAATTGACGGAACAAATTCTACTGttccacctcctcctcctcccCCTCCAAGAAAGAGTCGTGGTGacagatttgaagaaggaagatcTGGGAGGTATGACAATAAGAGA
- the PZF1 gene encoding Strongly-conserved Zn-finger binding protein (TFIIIA) (transcription initiation factor TFIIIA~go_component nucleus~go_function nucleic acid binding; zinc ion binding): MSSDTASVTSTGSSALPKKYLCDFEGCTKAYAKPSLLEQHKRSHTNERPYKCSSPDCGKSFMRQSHLDAHLLSHADNGTKPYHCSVCGKGVNSLQHLKRHEITHTKSFVCTHEGCSESFYKHQSLRHHILSVHERTLSCSICNKNFSRPYRLAQHNLKYHSDSPAYQCDHAGCFSNFKTWSALQLHIKTEHPKLKCPVCGKGCVGRKGLRSHMISHDEEKMIKLWNCNYCNIGKFSKKIDLVEHYNSLHDGNIPEDLLKPNEKMRLEELLSETDDVTNLADLKSLPGSRYEFLDEEEDEEQELVLENRFEAPNSIKSMDSFENSLRRISVIGLISNNFSSKTIKCPKKNCARAFSREYDLTRHLKWHEEHMKKIEDFLNSVEKEETISPSKIEDDEYDSASEPPSKRQKLPARYETLTNDNDNDNDNDDDLDALIDVELRSIKAGDSSF, translated from the coding sequence ATGAGCTCCGACACTGCGTCGGTAACATCTACGGGCTCGTCAGCGCTACCGAAGAAGTACCTCTGTGACTTTGAAGGATGCACCAAAGCCTATGCAAAACCTTCCCTACTAGAACAGCACAAGAGATCACATACCAACGAAAGACCTTACAAATGTTCCAGTCCCGACTGTGGCAAGTCCTTCATGAGACAATCGCACTTGGATGCTCATTTATTGTCACATGCCGATAACGGAACCAAACCATACCATTGTTCAGTGTGTGGAAAGGGTGTGAACTCACTTCAGCATCTCAAGAGACACGAAATCACCCATACAAAGTCGTTCGTCTGCACCCACGAAGGCTGTAGCGAATCATTTTACAAACACCAGTCGCTCAGACATCATATACTATCTGTACATGAGAGAACACTCAGTTGTAGTATTTGCAATAAGAACTTCTCTCGTCCTTATAGACTAGCCCAGCATAACTTGAAATACCACAGCGATTCTCCAGCTTACCAATGTGACCATGCGGGCTgtttttccaacttcaagacGTGGTCAGCGTTGCAGCTTCATATCAAAACAGAACAtcccaagttgaagtgTCCCGTTTGTGGAAAAGGCTGCGTAGGAAGAAAGGGTCTTCGCTCCCATATGATTAGTCATGATGAGGAAAAGATGATAAAGCTTTGGAACTGCAACTACTGTAATATTGGGaaattttccaagaaaattgatcttgttgaacattaTAACTCGCTTCACGACGGAAATATACCCGAAGATTTGCTTAAGCCTAACGAGAAAATGCGTTTGGAAGAGTTACTAAGTGAAACTGACGATGTAACGAATTTGGCCGACTTGAAAAGCTTACCGGGATCAAGGTACGAGTTtttagatgaagaagaggatgaagaGCAAGAGTTGGTTCTCGAGAATCGATTCGAGGCTCCGAACTCTATTAAATCCATGGACAGTTTTGAGAACTCGTTGAGAAGAATATCGGTGATCGGCCTAATTCTGAACAACTTCTCATCCAAGACTATCAAGTGTCCCAAAAAAAATTGTGCGAGAGCTTTCAGTAGAGAGTACGACCTCACAAGGCACTTGAAATGGCACGAAGAACACATGAAGAAAATCGAAGACTTTTTGAACTCCGtagagaaggaagagacAATCTCTCCTTCAAAGATAGAGGATGATGAATATGACTCTGCTCTGGAACCACCACTGAAAAGACAAAAACTTCCAGCTCGGTATGAAACCTTAACTAATGATAACGACAACGACAATGACAATGACGACGACCTAGATGCACTTATAGATGTAGAATTACGCCTGATCAAAGCTGGTGACTCCTCCTTCTAA